A single genomic interval of Cucumis sativus cultivar 9930 chromosome 5, Cucumber_9930_V3, whole genome shotgun sequence harbors:
- the LOC101220682 gene encoding uncharacterized protein LOC101220682 isoform X2, giving the protein MSDGYYSSKKTDDICEDVCGQGPRGAFSLSRFRCILRGWDLKTLISLFVAVPLLILFIYLHGQKISYFLRPIWESPPKPFHEIPHYYHENISMESLCKLHGWTMRESPRRVFDAVLFSNEVDILTVRWNELYPYVTQFVLLESNSTFTSLPKPLVFANNREQFSFVESRLTYGMIGGRFKKGENPFVEEAYQRLALDQLLRIAGIQDDDLLIMSDVDEIPSAHTINLLRWCNDVPPILHLRLRNYLYSFEFYADDNSWRASVHQYKHGKTRYAHYRQSDVILSDSGWHCSFCFRHISEFIFKMKAYSHYDRVRFSHYLNPDRIQDKICKGADLFDMLPEEYTFREIIGKMGPIPQSYSAVHLPSFLLNNAEKYKYLLPGNCRRESG; this is encoded by the exons atgtCTGATGGGTATTACAGTTCTAAGAAGACAGATGATATCTGTGAAGATGTTTGTGGCCAG GGGCCTCGTGGTGCTTTTAGCTTGTCTAGATTTCGATGTATTCTTCGAGGGTGGGATTTGAAGAcattaatttctctctttgtaGCTGTTCCACTCttgattttgttcatatatcTTCATGGCCAGAAGATTTCTTATTTCCTTAGACCTATTTGGGAGTCTCCTCCAAAGCCATTTCATGAAATCCCTCATTACTATCATGAAAATATATCAATGGAGTCTCTCTGTAAGCTTCATGGTTGGACAATGCGCGAATCGCCGAGACGAGTCTTTGATGCTGTTCTGTTTAGTAATGAAGTTGACATCCTGACTGTCAGATGGAATGAACTTTATCCTTATGTGACTCAGTTTGTGCTTCTCGAATCAAACTCGACCTTCACTAGTTTGCCGAAGCCGTTGGTTTTTGCAAACAATCGGGAACAGTTTAGCTTTGTTGAGTCACGGTTGACTTATGGGATGATAGGGGGAAGATTTAAGAAAGGAGAGAATCCATTTGTTGAAGAGGCATATCAAAGATTGGCTCTAGATCAGCTTCTTAGGATTGCAGGGATACAGGATGATGACTTGTTGATCATGTCTGATGTCGACGAGATCCCGAGTGCTCATACTATAAACCTCTTGAGGTGGTGCAACGATGTTCCACCCATACTCCATCTTCGATTAAGGAACTACCTTTACTCCTTTGAGTTTTATGCAGATGACAACAGTTGGAGAGCTTCTGTCCATCAATACAAGCATGGTAAAACACGGTATGCTCATTATCGTCAATCTGATGTAATCTTATCGGATTCTGGGTGGCATTGTAGCTTTTGCTTCCGTCATATCAGCGAGTTCATATTCAAGATGAAAGCGTACAGCCATTATGACAGAGTCAGATTTTCTCATTACTTGAACCCTGACAGAATTCAGGATAAAATATGCAAAGGAGCAGACCTATTCGACATGCTTCCCGAAGAATACACGTTTCGGGAGATAATCGGGAAGATGGGACCAATCCCCCAGTCTTACTCAGCCGTTCATCTCCCGTCATTCCTGCTAAACAATGCTGAGAAGTATAAATACTTGTTACCAGGTAACTGCAGAAGAGAAAGTGGctaa
- the LOC101220682 gene encoding uncharacterized protein LOC101220682 isoform X1: MSDGYYSSKKTDDICEDVCGQQGPRGAFSLSRFRCILRGWDLKTLISLFVAVPLLILFIYLHGQKISYFLRPIWESPPKPFHEIPHYYHENISMESLCKLHGWTMRESPRRVFDAVLFSNEVDILTVRWNELYPYVTQFVLLESNSTFTSLPKPLVFANNREQFSFVESRLTYGMIGGRFKKGENPFVEEAYQRLALDQLLRIAGIQDDDLLIMSDVDEIPSAHTINLLRWCNDVPPILHLRLRNYLYSFEFYADDNSWRASVHQYKHGKTRYAHYRQSDVILSDSGWHCSFCFRHISEFIFKMKAYSHYDRVRFSHYLNPDRIQDKICKGADLFDMLPEEYTFREIIGKMGPIPQSYSAVHLPSFLLNNAEKYKYLLPGNCRRESG; the protein is encoded by the exons atgtCTGATGGGTATTACAGTTCTAAGAAGACAGATGATATCTGTGAAGATGTTTGTGGCCAG CAGGGGCCTCGTGGTGCTTTTAGCTTGTCTAGATTTCGATGTATTCTTCGAGGGTGGGATTTGAAGAcattaatttctctctttgtaGCTGTTCCACTCttgattttgttcatatatcTTCATGGCCAGAAGATTTCTTATTTCCTTAGACCTATTTGGGAGTCTCCTCCAAAGCCATTTCATGAAATCCCTCATTACTATCATGAAAATATATCAATGGAGTCTCTCTGTAAGCTTCATGGTTGGACAATGCGCGAATCGCCGAGACGAGTCTTTGATGCTGTTCTGTTTAGTAATGAAGTTGACATCCTGACTGTCAGATGGAATGAACTTTATCCTTATGTGACTCAGTTTGTGCTTCTCGAATCAAACTCGACCTTCACTAGTTTGCCGAAGCCGTTGGTTTTTGCAAACAATCGGGAACAGTTTAGCTTTGTTGAGTCACGGTTGACTTATGGGATGATAGGGGGAAGATTTAAGAAAGGAGAGAATCCATTTGTTGAAGAGGCATATCAAAGATTGGCTCTAGATCAGCTTCTTAGGATTGCAGGGATACAGGATGATGACTTGTTGATCATGTCTGATGTCGACGAGATCCCGAGTGCTCATACTATAAACCTCTTGAGGTGGTGCAACGATGTTCCACCCATACTCCATCTTCGATTAAGGAACTACCTTTACTCCTTTGAGTTTTATGCAGATGACAACAGTTGGAGAGCTTCTGTCCATCAATACAAGCATGGTAAAACACGGTATGCTCATTATCGTCAATCTGATGTAATCTTATCGGATTCTGGGTGGCATTGTAGCTTTTGCTTCCGTCATATCAGCGAGTTCATATTCAAGATGAAAGCGTACAGCCATTATGACAGAGTCAGATTTTCTCATTACTTGAACCCTGACAGAATTCAGGATAAAATATGCAAAGGAGCAGACCTATTCGACATGCTTCCCGAAGAATACACGTTTCGGGAGATAATCGGGAAGATGGGACCAATCCCCCAGTCTTACTCAGCCGTTCATCTCCCGTCATTCCTGCTAAACAATGCTGAGAAGTATAAATACTTGTTACCAGGTAACTGCAGAAGAGAAAGTGGctaa
- the LOC101215761 gene encoding CRM-domain containing factor CFM9, mitochondrial isoform X1, which translates to MLAATRRFCSFSRVSNLLLSNRYNSVILSTDCNSEAVSCNVGHRSIHGEYVLPSTSKVVGPFNGLVRCMSTSKGRSMRSKVERRMRKESGKTLREIRRAKKIKKKLMTEEERLLYNLKRAKKKVALLLQQLKKYELPELPPPRHDPELLTPEQLQAYKKIGFRNRNYVPVGVRGVFGGVVQNMHLHWKFHETVQVCCDNFPKEKIKEMATMLARLSGGIVVNIHDVKTIIMFRGRNYRQPKNLIPINTLTKRKALFKARFEQALDSQKLNIKKIEQELRRKGINPEDPVAMASIQRVASTFFNAIDKKEGTPYVFYSDKQAVAETKTKTNMEEAESDSDSDQEELDRFIAEIEDAADRDWVAEEAAEKEELSQLRYRNREEHGGRFRKSDMRTNNDSDDEMDKPRVWRQRDSKQRLYNSEEEDGDHENEEEWDSDDGQNANNSYTDDSDGAHQIVKATRRAGGRHDLAKTRSFERNVDPFARRMDKEASEPENMLSDLENTMWQSDEEEEDDMKISKNVDQDYKDNEDHLHHMKKDRNNRHNDYDSSIDEPDESYNKFKHTYTKQKQDRMSKSKSRYNSVSKDTDSGKAMWDSDDEDEKGTLRPQRYDYWSGSDEDGSH; encoded by the exons ATGTTAGCTGCTACTCGAAGATTCTGTTCTTTCAGTAGGGTTTCCAATCTCCTCCTATCCAATCGTTACAA CAGTGTCATATTGTCAACAGATTGTAATTCAGAGGCTGTTTCATGCAATGTGGGCCATAGAAGTATTCATGGTGAATATGTACTGCCTTCTACATCTAAGGTTGTTGGTCCTTTCAACGGGTTGGTCCGTTGTATGTCAACATCGAAGGGAAGGAGTATGCGAAGTAAGGTAGAGAGGAGAATGAGGAAGGAGTCTGGTAAAACCCTAAGGGAGATTCGAAGAgctaagaaaataaagaaaaagttgatgaCAGAGGAAGAACGTCTCCTTTACAACCTCAAAAGA GCCAAGAAGAAAGTAGCATTACTTTTGCAACAACTCAAGAAGTATGAGCTACCAGAGTTGCCACCTCCTCGTCATGACCCTGAGCTCTTGACCCCTGAACAGCTTCAAGCTTACAAGAAAATAGGCTTTAGAAACAGAAATTATGTCCCAGTTGGAGTTCGTGGAGTGTTTGGAGGAGTGGTCCAGAATATGCATCTCCACTGGAAGTTTCATGAGACGGTACAAGTGTGTTGTGATAACTTTcccaaagaaaaaatcaagGAAATGGCAACCATGCTTGCAAGACTTAGCGGTGGAATTGTAGTGAATATACATGACGTGAAAACAATCATCATGTTTCGTGGAAGAAACTATCGTCAACCTAAAAATTTGATACCAATCAACACGCTTACTAAGAGAAAG GCATTATTCAAGGCCAGATTTGAACAAGCTCTCGACTCTCAGAAGCTTAACATAAAGAAGATAGAACAAGAGCTCAGGCGTAAGGGTATAAACCCGGAGGATCCAGTTGCTATGGCTAGCATACAGAGAGTagcttcaacattttttaacgCCATTGACAAAAAAGAAGGTACCCCATATGTCTTCTATAGTGATAAGCAGGCAGTGGCAGAAACTAAGACCAAGACTAACATGGAAGAAGCAGAATCTGATAGTGATAGTGACCAGGAAGAGTTAGACCGATTCATAGCTGAGATTGAGGATGCAGCAGACCGAGATTGGGTTGCGGAGGAAGCAGCAGAGAAGGAAGAACTTAGCCAACTTAGGTATAGGAATAGAGAAGAACATGGTGGGAGATTCAGAAAATCCGATATGCGTACAAATAACGATTCTGACGACGAGATGGATAAGCCAAGAGTTTGGAGGCAGAGAGATAGTAAGCAAAGATTATACAATAGTGAAGAGGAAGATGGTGATCATGAAAACGAGGAGGAATGGGATTCTGATGATGGTCAAAATGCTAATAATAGCTATACAGATGATTCTGATGGAGCTCATCAGATCGTCAAGGCAACTCGACGAGCTGGAGGGAGGCATGATTTGGCCAAAACTAGAAGTTTCGAGAGAAATGTTGATCCCTTTGCAAGAAGGATGGATAAAGAAGCTTCTGAGCCTGAAAACATGCTCAGTGATCTTGAAAATACTATGTGGCAATCAGAcgaggaggaagaagatgacatgaaaatttcaaagaacGTGGATCAAGATTACAAGGACAATGAAGATCATTTGCATCACATGAAGAAAGATCGAAACAATAGGCACAATGACTATGACAGTAGCATCGATGAACCTGATGAATCTTACAATAAGTTTAAACATACATACACTAAACAAAAACAGGATAGAATGAGCAAATCCAAAAGTAGGTACAACTCTGTCTCAAAAGATACTGATTCAGGAAAAGCAATGTGGGATTCAGATGATGAAGACGAAAAGGGGACATTGAGACCTCAAAGATATGATTACTGGAGCGGTAGTGATGAAGATGGTTCTCATtga
- the LOC101215761 gene encoding CRM-domain containing factor CFM9, mitochondrial isoform X2, with protein MLAATRRFCSFSRVSNLLLSNRYNVILSTDCNSEAVSCNVGHRSIHGEYVLPSTSKVVGPFNGLVRCMSTSKGRSMRSKVERRMRKESGKTLREIRRAKKIKKKLMTEEERLLYNLKRAKKKVALLLQQLKKYELPELPPPRHDPELLTPEQLQAYKKIGFRNRNYVPVGVRGVFGGVVQNMHLHWKFHETVQVCCDNFPKEKIKEMATMLARLSGGIVVNIHDVKTIIMFRGRNYRQPKNLIPINTLTKRKALFKARFEQALDSQKLNIKKIEQELRRKGINPEDPVAMASIQRVASTFFNAIDKKEGTPYVFYSDKQAVAETKTKTNMEEAESDSDSDQEELDRFIAEIEDAADRDWVAEEAAEKEELSQLRYRNREEHGGRFRKSDMRTNNDSDDEMDKPRVWRQRDSKQRLYNSEEEDGDHENEEEWDSDDGQNANNSYTDDSDGAHQIVKATRRAGGRHDLAKTRSFERNVDPFARRMDKEASEPENMLSDLENTMWQSDEEEEDDMKISKNVDQDYKDNEDHLHHMKKDRNNRHNDYDSSIDEPDESYNKFKHTYTKQKQDRMSKSKSRYNSVSKDTDSGKAMWDSDDEDEKGTLRPQRYDYWSGSDEDGSH; from the exons ATGTTAGCTGCTACTCGAAGATTCTGTTCTTTCAGTAGGGTTTCCAATCTCCTCCTATCCAATCGTTACAA TGTCATATTGTCAACAGATTGTAATTCAGAGGCTGTTTCATGCAATGTGGGCCATAGAAGTATTCATGGTGAATATGTACTGCCTTCTACATCTAAGGTTGTTGGTCCTTTCAACGGGTTGGTCCGTTGTATGTCAACATCGAAGGGAAGGAGTATGCGAAGTAAGGTAGAGAGGAGAATGAGGAAGGAGTCTGGTAAAACCCTAAGGGAGATTCGAAGAgctaagaaaataaagaaaaagttgatgaCAGAGGAAGAACGTCTCCTTTACAACCTCAAAAGA GCCAAGAAGAAAGTAGCATTACTTTTGCAACAACTCAAGAAGTATGAGCTACCAGAGTTGCCACCTCCTCGTCATGACCCTGAGCTCTTGACCCCTGAACAGCTTCAAGCTTACAAGAAAATAGGCTTTAGAAACAGAAATTATGTCCCAGTTGGAGTTCGTGGAGTGTTTGGAGGAGTGGTCCAGAATATGCATCTCCACTGGAAGTTTCATGAGACGGTACAAGTGTGTTGTGATAACTTTcccaaagaaaaaatcaagGAAATGGCAACCATGCTTGCAAGACTTAGCGGTGGAATTGTAGTGAATATACATGACGTGAAAACAATCATCATGTTTCGTGGAAGAAACTATCGTCAACCTAAAAATTTGATACCAATCAACACGCTTACTAAGAGAAAG GCATTATTCAAGGCCAGATTTGAACAAGCTCTCGACTCTCAGAAGCTTAACATAAAGAAGATAGAACAAGAGCTCAGGCGTAAGGGTATAAACCCGGAGGATCCAGTTGCTATGGCTAGCATACAGAGAGTagcttcaacattttttaacgCCATTGACAAAAAAGAAGGTACCCCATATGTCTTCTATAGTGATAAGCAGGCAGTGGCAGAAACTAAGACCAAGACTAACATGGAAGAAGCAGAATCTGATAGTGATAGTGACCAGGAAGAGTTAGACCGATTCATAGCTGAGATTGAGGATGCAGCAGACCGAGATTGGGTTGCGGAGGAAGCAGCAGAGAAGGAAGAACTTAGCCAACTTAGGTATAGGAATAGAGAAGAACATGGTGGGAGATTCAGAAAATCCGATATGCGTACAAATAACGATTCTGACGACGAGATGGATAAGCCAAGAGTTTGGAGGCAGAGAGATAGTAAGCAAAGATTATACAATAGTGAAGAGGAAGATGGTGATCATGAAAACGAGGAGGAATGGGATTCTGATGATGGTCAAAATGCTAATAATAGCTATACAGATGATTCTGATGGAGCTCATCAGATCGTCAAGGCAACTCGACGAGCTGGAGGGAGGCATGATTTGGCCAAAACTAGAAGTTTCGAGAGAAATGTTGATCCCTTTGCAAGAAGGATGGATAAAGAAGCTTCTGAGCCTGAAAACATGCTCAGTGATCTTGAAAATACTATGTGGCAATCAGAcgaggaggaagaagatgacatgaaaatttcaaagaacGTGGATCAAGATTACAAGGACAATGAAGATCATTTGCATCACATGAAGAAAGATCGAAACAATAGGCACAATGACTATGACAGTAGCATCGATGAACCTGATGAATCTTACAATAAGTTTAAACATACATACACTAAACAAAAACAGGATAGAATGAGCAAATCCAAAAGTAGGTACAACTCTGTCTCAAAAGATACTGATTCAGGAAAAGCAATGTGGGATTCAGATGATGAAGACGAAAAGGGGACATTGAGACCTCAAAGATATGATTACTGGAGCGGTAGTGATGAAGATGGTTCTCATtga